The sequence gatgacaCTAAGGggcatttctgtctgtaataaagcccttttgtggggaaaactcattctgattggcaggGCTTGGCTCTCAAgtgtgccaggcccacccacatcaaatcaaatttgaattgttcacatacacatggttagcagatgttaatgcgagtgtagcgaaatgcttgtgcttctagttccgaccatgcagtaatatctaacaactaaTCTAACCTaaaaatttcacaacaactaccttatacacacaagtgtaaaggaatgaatcagtaatgaatatgtaaataaaaatatatgaatgagagattgccgaacggcataggcaagatgcagtagatggtatagagtacagtatatacatatgagatgagtaatgtagggtatgtaaacattatataatgtggcattgtttaaagtagctagtgatacatttattacatcaatttttccattgcTAAAGTGGCTAAAGATTTgaatcagtatgttggcagcagccactcaatgttagtgatggctgttgaacagtttgatggccttgagattgaaaaccagcttctgtctctcggtccccgctttgatgcacctgtactgacctcgccttctggatgatagcggggtgaacaggcagtggctcgggtgtttgttgtccttgatgatatttttagccttcctgtgacatcgggtggtgtaggtgtcttggagggcaggtagtttaccccgGTGATCCGTTGTGCagtcctcactaccctctggagagccttacggtatgggcggagcagttcttcattgtaaagggcttaaacattgtttcccatgcttgttcaatgaaccacaaGAGATGAACCacccagttatgaaaacttaggacacaaaagaggcctttctactgactctgaaaaaacaccaaaataaagatgcccagggtccctgctcatctgcgtgaacgtgccttaggtatgctgcaaggaggcatgaggactgctgatgtggccagggcaataaatgtccgtactgtgagacgcctatgACAGCGCTACATTGAGacaagacggacagctgattgtcctcggagtggcaacacctgcacaggatcagtacatgcgaacatcacacctgcaggacaggtacaggaaggcAACTGCCCGAGttgcaccaggaacgcacaatccctccatcagtgctcagactgtctgcaataggctgagagaggctggactgagggcttgtaggcctgttgtaaggcaggtcctcaccagacatcacaggcaacaacgtcgcctatgggcacaaacccaccgtcgctggtctagacaagactggcaaaaagtgctcttcactgacaagtcatggttttgtctcaccgggggtgatagtcggattcgcgtttgagcgttacaccgaggcctgtactctggagcaggattgattgaggtagagggtccgtcatggtttgGGGCGGTGTGTCATAGCATCATCGGACGGAGCTTGTTGTCATGcatgcaatctcaacgctgtgcgttacagggaagacatcctcgtccgtcatgtggtaccctttctgcagacaaccctccagcatgacaatgccaccagccatactttttgttctgtgagtgatttcctgcaagagaggaatgtcagtgttctgccattgccAGAAAAGAGACCGgaactcaatcccattgagcacgtctaggaTAATTTTGTACAAAGTGATAGCTTAAGTGCACCTTTTAAAATCTATTGAAGTTCCTGCCAGGGGCTTCTGCAAGTGCAACCTCATTGTGGTAGTGTAGAAATGGATTGTGCAGAAGACCACATTGAGAGTTGACATAAGGAATGTCTGAACGACTTCAAGTGGAGTACTTTTCACAGCTGAAATAAATGAATGCATATGATTGCATCCATGTGTCTGGCCAGACCAACATTGTAGAACAGTCAGAATGTGTCAAGTTGATTTAATGTTTCTGAATAAGGCCAAGGAGAAACTTCAGCGTCCCTGGGACAGGTTAGTGACAGGTAATGGGACGATGAGTTACACTGCAGTCACATTCTTTAGGCATTGGTGGTAAAAGGCAGATTACTGTAAAGCAAACAGCCTACACTAAGGGACAGGTAGTGTATGAACATATGAGGGAGCTCTGACAAGTTAGAAAACTTTAGAATTTGAACTACCAGAAACAAATCTGTTTAGACAAGTGTATAACAAAAACGCAAATTCCCTTTTACTCCAGGCCCACAGTCTGTTACCAAACAGCAAGCACATGGTAGGCAGAAGAGATTATATTTTAAGGACAAGGTTTTTTGAAAGTCAAATGGTTTATTGAGCAAATCATGCAAGAGTAGCAGGAACACCAGGCTAAATCAAAAGCATAACCGTAGAACCTAAAAGTGTGTCAGCAATATCGCTACATACAGAAGTCAATTTAGTCGTATGTTTATAAAAACGATTCATAACATTGTATCATCCACCTCTGTATACAATTTGCATGACGATGTACAAGTGAAGGAGATCCTCATTTCAAACAAGTGCATTAGTTCACACATTTCCCCACCTCAGTTACTGTGCCTCTTGCAGAAAAGGGTAAAGGTAACAGGGATAAGACGATTAAAGAGTTGGCCAAACCAAATTATGATCTCCCTAGTTGAGTGGTCGGGCCGTCTGTTCAAGGCttgtcgcttctgctgaggcgccggggcctgccgcttctgctgaggcgccggggcctgttgcttctgctgaggcgccggggcctgttgcttctgctgaggcgccggggcctgttgcttctgctgaggcgccggggcctgttgcttctgctgaggcgccggggcctgttgcttccgctgaggcgccggggccggaCGCTAccgctgaggcgccggggcctgttgcttctACTGAGGAGCCGGGGCCGGACTTTACACTTGACatggcattgtggccagtagcttctgctgacgtgacattgtggccagtagcttctgCTGACGAGGCGCGGGGGCctgtcgcttctgctgaggcaccggggcctgtcgcttctgctgaggcgcgggggcctgtcgcttctgctgaggcgccggggtctgtcgcttctgctgaggcgccggggcctgtcgCTACTGCTGAGGTGCCGGGGCCTGTCGCTACTGCTGAGGCGCCGGGCCCtgttgcttctgctgaggcgccgggccctgttgcttctgctgaggcgccgggccctgttgcttctgctgaggcgccggggccggaCGCTAccgctgaggcgccggggcctgttgcttctgctgaggcgctgGGGCCGGACTTTACACTTGACatggcattgtggccagtagcttctgctgacgtggcattgtggccagtagcttctgctgacgtggcattgtggccagttgcttctgctgacgtggcattgtggccagttgcttctgctgacgtggcattgtggccagttgcttctgctgacgtggcattgtggccagtagcttctgctgacgtggcattgtggccagtagcttctgctgacgtggcattgtggccagtagctttagcatttggaccagacaccacactTGCTTGGGCATAGGATCCAGTTGGTTCAGGTCCAGTGTAGGCAGGATGCCCATGAGCGTTACCTAGGAAACAAAGAAAACATTGTGGTAAAATGCCAGCCTTCATTTGGATCGGAACTAGACCTGTGATTTGACCTGAATTAGTGTAAAGCAAAACGCACCTTTAAGTGTAAAACAAGTTATCCCTCCAATTAGCAGGCAACAAATCCAAgaaacactacaaaacagtcAGACAGTTAAACATAAATAACCAGTGAACACTTTAAGACATGGTAAACCAACCAGATGAACGCATTGAAAAACTAACCTCAAAGAGAGTCCAAAAGTCACAGCCATTTTAGTGATCAAAACCACAACAGTATTCAAGAACTAATTCTCGACAGCCTGCCAGAATATCCCGGTTGCTATTTCTAACAGCTGTTTTGGTTGCACCTCATAAAGGAAtcccagacccttctaccctggCTGGCTAATTAtgtacagctgtcagccaatgaaCTTCATTTCCATTGGTTCAATTTCCCAAATGTGATTAGGTGCAGTCATCCGTTGCAGTATGGTGAACAACAGAGGGAGAATTGGATGACAAAAGAAAGAGACCAAATTCagttcaacaacttacaaaaaaacaGACAATTGATGAACGCATATTACATTTCATACATGTTCAGTCATCTGTAGCTGccaaattctgatctttttcccaCGAATTGGTCTTTTCACCAATCAGGTCAGCCGTTTTGCCAGCAATTGTGATTGCGTCCAAACAGACTTCAGCCACTTTCCAAAGCTTAGATGTTGCTGAAGTCTGCCAGATCTTACATCGCCTTGATAGGTATTTtaagtatcagctaaccacatcatatgtcagaggatgacacagttgatgttgtggcacgcaaccattggttgttGCGTTGCCTCACTTTAGCTGTAGAAACTGACCTATTGCTGTGTTACACAGGGATCCCAATTCTAATCTTTTTTCCAATTATTAATGTTTTgagcaatcacatcagatcttttcacatcagatcttagtCAAAAGACTAATTAGTGAAAAAAAAATGTCAGAATTGGGATGCCTTGGTAATGCAGCCTATGAGGGAGTTCTACTAACCTGAACCGCAGTGCACCGGTCTACGGAAGGTGATGTGAAAAGGCAAAAGCAGTGAGGGAGAAGCGCTCTTCTCAAATCGTACAGTTAGTGGTGTAATGGAGGATATACGCAGGTGTACCACTTTGTTTTCAATGGACATTTTGTGTACTCAATTCTTAACCCCCACTGATGTGTATCAAagtagtatagtggaggtatatgcTGTATCAATTCataaggctgatggaacagatcagaatgttagGATCCTAATGTTGaaaaactattatttcttcacattttaagtGCATTAATGTGCACACGGTGGTAGGCCTATTCAGAATATTCCAAAATGCACACCGCACCAGAGCAGGCTGGTGGGAGGATTATCTCAGATTATCAGCAAtaccacaaggtatgactccaaacacccagaaaaggctactctccttgatgtcaccctcacaaataatcctgataggtatcagtctggtgttttctgtaatgaccttagtaaTCACCATtttcgtaatggctgctctgtgaaacgacctgtcctgatttgtcatagacgcttgctaaaaaactttaatgagcaag is a genomic window of Oncorhynchus kisutch isolate 150728-3 linkage group LG21, Okis_V2, whole genome shotgun sequence containing:
- the LOC116356150 gene encoding mucin-19-like translates to MAVTFGLSLSVSWICCLLIGGITCFTLKGNAHGHPAYTGPEPTGSYAQASVVSGPNAKATGHNATSAEATGHNATSAEATGHNATSAEATGHNATSAEATGHNATSAEATGHNATSAEATGHNATSAEATGHNAMSSVKSGPSASAEATGPGASAVASGPGASAEATGPGASAEATGPGASAEATGPGASAVATGPGTSAVATGPGASAEATDPGASAEATGPRASAEATGPGASAEATGPRASSAEATGHNVTSAEATGHNAMSSVKSGPGSSVEATGPGASAVASGPGASAEATGPGASAEATGPGASAEATGPGASAEATGPGASAEATGPGASAEAAGPGASAEATSLEQTARPLN